The genomic region TAGGCCACTCCAATTCGGCATATTCTTTAGATGTCGTATAGCCCAAGGGTAGGGTTATCGCAGCGGCAACAATTATCAACTGCCAGCCCCAAAAATTAAAATTGCTCAAAAAATCGCTGAACATTCTAGCTTTAAGCAACCTTTGGGTCGAGTAGTAGACCCCGGCAAAAATTGCATTCCCCACAAAAGCGAAAATCACCGCATTGGTATGTAAAGGCCTTAAACGGCCAAAGCTTAACCATGAAATGCCATCGGTCAAATTGGGAAACATGAACATAAACGCCAAAAGAAGCCCTACGGACATTCCCACAATTCCCCAAAGCATGGTAGCGTAAATGAATTTCTTAACAATTTTGTTGTCGTAATAAAACTGCTGTACTTCCATATCTATTTTTTTACGTTGGATTGGTTTTCTTTATTTTTAAGTTCTTTTGATTTATTGTCCTTGCTTGACGATGAAGAAGGCTTTATCAATTCATCTTCAAATAGCATGCGTACCGATGGTGTATAGGAATCATCATACTGCCCGCTCTTTACCGAAACTATAAAAGCTCCAAAAAAGAGTACAGCAATTATGATACTGATTGTCAATAACACATAAATAACACTCATACCTACCTGAATTCTGGTGTAAAACTACGTTGACCTATGTTCAATAAATATGACATTTGTCAGGTTCGCATATTTTTTAATCTTTATTTTAATTTTTTGCCCAATATATTGGTCATTACCGTGGCGAACGTAACGACGCTGATTGAGCTCAACGGCATCAAAATCGCCGCTATGACCGGTAGTAATTGCCCTGTAACGGCAAAATATAAGCCTACAACATTGTACAAAAGCGATAAAATAAAGCTCAGTTTTATAATCTTCATCGCTTTTTTTGACGCTACTATGTACTGGTACAGATACTTTAGTTTTGAGGCATCCATAATGCCATCGCAGGCAGGTGAGAAAACGTTTACATTTTCCGATATAGCAATACCTATTTCAGCTTGTGCCAAAGCTCCGGCATCATTGAGACCATCACCAACCATCATCACTTTTTTGTTTTGTTGTTGTAAAGCTTTGATGAATCGTAGTTTATCCTCCGGCTTTTGATTAAAAAAAAGCGGTGTAAGTGTTGGCAGCAATTCTTGCAACCGAGATTTCTCACCTTCGTTGTCACCGGATAAAATGGCAAGGTCCAAAGTGTGCGACATGGCTTCAAAAACTTCAGCTACGCCATCACGATATTCGTTATGGAAGACATATTTACCTTTGTAAGCATCATTACTGGTAATATGTACCGATGTATTCTGGGTATCTGAACCCTGTTGGTTTCCCGCAAAATGCGCAGAACCTATTCTCATGTGATGGTTATCTTTGCTAGATTTTAACCCTTTTCCCAAATGTTCCTCATACTCGTCCAAAGTGATGATGTTTTGATCGGAAAGTAATTGGTACAGCGTTCTGCTCAAAGGATGGTTTGAGGCACGCAGTGTATTTTTTAGTAGTGATTCTTCCGATGGCGTCAAAGGCATCCCCTCGTAGCTTACCGTACTTTTTTTGGAAGTTGTAATCGTACCTGTTTTATCAAAGATAGCCGTATCAACCTGAGCCAATTGCTCTATGGTCCGCGTATCTTTCAGATAAAACTTTTTTTGGCCGAAGATGCGGAGCATATTCCCCAACGTAAAGGGTGATGCCAAGGCAATTGCGCATGGGCAGGCAATGATGAGTACTGCTGTAAAAACGTTCATTGCCTTGCCTGGGTCAAAAAATACCCAAAACAAAGTGGCCATAAAAGCTATGGTCAAAACCGCAATGGTGAAACGTTTCCCAATACTATCGGTCAAAGTCTGGAATTTACTGGATTTATCTTGTTGAAAAACCGAGTTGCTCCATAACTGTGTAAGGTAGCTTTGTGATACCGATTTTAAAGCCTCTATTTCAATGATTCCGCTCAATTGTTTACCACCGGCAAAAACCTTGTCTCCCGATTCTTTTTCAACGGGTTCTGACTCTCCGGTAACAAAGCTATAATCGATTCTTGCTTTTCCATTGATCAGGATACCGTCTACAGGAATGATTTCTTCGTTGCGTATCAATAAACGATCACCCTTTTTTATATCGTGCACTTGTGCACTATCTTCCCTACCATCAGGAGATATGCGGGTTACCGCAATGGGGAAATATGACTTATAATCCCGTTCAAACGAAAGAAAGGCATATGTTTTTTGTTGGAAGAACTTGCCCAGCAAAAGAAAAAATACCAATCCGGTAAGGGAATCAAAAAAACCGGGCCCCCAATCAAAGATGATCTCTAAAGTGCTTCTTAAAAATAAGACCAGAATACCCAAAGCTATGGGTACATCAATATTCAACAATTTGGAACGCAGTCCTTTAAAGGCCGATATAAAATAATCACGGCCCGCATAAAAAACGACAGGGAGTGAAAAAACGAACATCAACCATCTAAAAACGGGCTCATATGCATTGAGCCAATAGTCCCCACCCGATGTATGGTTTGAAGACAGATCAAAATAATCGGGAAAGGAAAGAAACATAACATTGCCAAAGGCAAAGCCCGCAACTCCCAACTTATATATGAGGCTACGATCTATTTCTTTTTTGGTGTTGTCAAAATCGTCCAAAGAAATGTAGGGCTCATAACCAATTTTGGTGAGTAGTGTTACCAGTTCTTTTAAAGAAATTGTATTGCTGGCGTAGGTGACCCGTACCGTTTTTTTTGGAAAATCTACTTGTGAGTTGTTTATACTGGCATTTAACTTGTTGAGGTTTTCCAGTATCCAAATACAGGAGCTACAGTGAATATGCGGAATGTAAAGATTGGCAATTTGGGTATTGCCATCGTTAAATTCGGTTAATCTTTCAACAATAGTAGCAGTATCGAGAAAATCGTACTTTCCTTCAACCTCTTTCGGAGTGGCACCAGCAGCCGATTGAAGGTCATAATAATAGGATAGGTCATTACTAGTAAAAATTTCGTAGACCGTTTTACACCCGTTACAACAGAAGTTTTTTTCATCCAATACGATTGATGCAGTGCCGCAATCGTCACCGCAATGATAACAATTAGTCGTTTCCATAAACATTTGCTTACTATACCTTTAGCAAAGGTGCGAACGATGTTCGTTTTAAAATATGACTTATATCAGGTTTTAAGCTTTTGTTCCAAAGTATCTTTACCGCAGTATCCAAAAATTCACGTAACATGGAAAAATGTACGCTTTGTAATGCTTCCCAGATAAATTATGCCAAGAACCTCTCCAAGAACGAACACGATGAGGTAAAAAAAACCAGTACGCTTATAAAAGTAGATAAGGGGGATACGATTTTTCTTGAAGATGAAAAATTACAAAGCTTGTATTGTATACAAGAGGGTGTGTGCAAATTTAGCAAGGTAGACGATAATGGAAAGGAGCATATTGTAAAGTTATTGGGTAAAGGAGAACTCATGGGGCGTAGTTCGGTAATATCAAATAAAGGTGCAGCGGTAAGTGCCAAGGCAGTAACCGATGCAGTATTGTGCCAAGTTGGCAAGAAGCTTTTCCTGCAGTGTCTTACCAAAAACAATGTCTTTTGTATAGATGTTTTAAAGGGCTTTATAACAGATCAAAAAAACGATGAGGCCAGTACCAAGATTTTCTGTAGTCGCAAGAAAATAAAAAATAGGCTTGCCGGGCTTTTGTGTTACCTCTTGGATAGATTTGGCACTACCGAGAACGGTAGTCTCACCGCAAGGTTAAAACGGGAAGATATGGCCACAATTTTAGGAACTTCCAGCGAATATGTTATCAATATCCTACAGCAGTTCAAATCTCAACGGCTCATACGTATACATAAACGTGAGATTTTTATCGTTTCTCGGAACGGCCTCTTATCGGTCTCTAATAATTAGCCCCTAAACCTGTAAAATTATAGCTTTTGTTTTTTTCGTAACTTGTAATTTTGCGTAGTCAGGTAAATTTCAGGTATGGAAAATGAAGAACTAAATAGCAGGTGTGAAAACTGCATTATTAGACAATTCAATTCATTACGGGCTATGAGCAAAGAAGAGCTTAAGCGCGTATCGGACACTAAAATCAGTAAAAAGGTCAAGCGTGGGGAAACTCTTTTTGAAGAAGGGGAAAAGCTCAACGGGGTTTTTTGTGTTCGCGGTGGAGTATCCAAATTATCCAAATTAAGTGCAAACGGCAAAGACCAAATCGTAAAATTGGCCAGTAAAGGTGAGGTCATTGGCCAACGTTCGGTCATTGCAGAGGAAAATGTGAACCTAAGGGCCACTGCGGTTAGCGATATGGAGGTTTGCTTTATACCCAAGGAGGAAATCGTGAACACATTACATAAAAACCCCAATTTTGGTGTTGAGGTATTACGCCATATGGCCCATGACCTAAAAGAGGCAGATGATGTAATCGTGAATATGTCCCAGAAAACAGTCAAACAGCGTTTGGCAGAGGCATTGTTATACCTCAAAAATAATTATGGGGAAGACAAAGACGGTTATTTGGTGCTCACTTTGTCCCGCGAAGATTATGCAGGTATTGTAGGTACTGCCACCGAATCGTGTATTCGTATAATTTCCGAATTCAAGAAAAACGGACTCATAAATACTTCGGGCAAAAAAATAGGGATTTCAGATGAGCGCAGTCTAAAAGATTTGGCTGAAGGTTTTTAAGCTCAATAAATTGATTACAAAAATGCCACGGTTTTTGTACCGAGGCATTTTTTATGTAATCCTATGCGGAATGTTTTTCGGTAATAGAGGATAATTGGTCATCAAATTGATATTGAT from Costertonia aggregata harbors:
- a CDS encoding Crp/Fnr family transcriptional regulator, which produces MEKCTLCNASQINYAKNLSKNEHDEVKKTSTLIKVDKGDTIFLEDEKLQSLYCIQEGVCKFSKVDDNGKEHIVKLLGKGELMGRSSVISNKGAAVSAKAVTDAVLCQVGKKLFLQCLTKNNVFCIDVLKGFITDQKNDEASTKIFCSRKKIKNRLAGLLCYLLDRFGTTENGSLTARLKREDMATILGTSSEYVINILQQFKSQRLIRIHKREIFIVSRNGLLSVSNN
- a CDS encoding Crp/Fnr family transcriptional regulator — its product is MSKEELKRVSDTKISKKVKRGETLFEEGEKLNGVFCVRGGVSKLSKLSANGKDQIVKLASKGEVIGQRSVIAEENVNLRATAVSDMEVCFIPKEEIVNTLHKNPNFGVEVLRHMAHDLKEADDVIVNMSQKTVKQRLAEALLYLKNNYGEDKDGYLVLTLSREDYAGIVGTATESCIRIISEFKKNGLINTSGKKIGISDERSLKDLAEGF
- a CDS encoding heavy metal translocating P-type ATPase, producing METTNCYHCGDDCGTASIVLDEKNFCCNGCKTVYEIFTSNDLSYYYDLQSAAGATPKEVEGKYDFLDTATIVERLTEFNDGNTQIANLYIPHIHCSSCIWILENLNKLNASINNSQVDFPKKTVRVTYASNTISLKELVTLLTKIGYEPYISLDDFDNTKKEIDRSLIYKLGVAGFAFGNVMFLSFPDYFDLSSNHTSGGDYWLNAYEPVFRWLMFVFSLPVVFYAGRDYFISAFKGLRSKLLNIDVPIALGILVLFLRSTLEIIFDWGPGFFDSLTGLVFFLLLGKFFQQKTYAFLSFERDYKSYFPIAVTRISPDGREDSAQVHDIKKGDRLLIRNEEIIPVDGILINGKARIDYSFVTGESEPVEKESGDKVFAGGKQLSGIIEIEALKSVSQSYLTQLWSNSVFQQDKSSKFQTLTDSIGKRFTIAVLTIAFMATLFWVFFDPGKAMNVFTAVLIIACPCAIALASPFTLGNMLRIFGQKKFYLKDTRTIEQLAQVDTAIFDKTGTITTSKKSTVSYEGMPLTPSEESLLKNTLRASNHPLSRTLYQLLSDQNIITLDEYEEHLGKGLKSSKDNHHMRIGSAHFAGNQQGSDTQNTSVHITSNDAYKGKYVFHNEYRDGVAEVFEAMSHTLDLAILSGDNEGEKSRLQELLPTLTPLFFNQKPEDKLRFIKALQQQNKKVMMVGDGLNDAGALAQAEIGIAISENVNVFSPACDGIMDASKLKYLYQYIVASKKAMKIIKLSFILSLLYNVVGLYFAVTGQLLPVIAAILMPLSSISVVTFATVMTNILGKKLK
- the ccoS gene encoding cbb3-type cytochrome oxidase assembly protein CcoS translates to MSVIYVLLTISIIIAVLFFGAFIVSVKSGQYDDSYTPSVRMLFEDELIKPSSSSSKDNKSKELKNKENQSNVKK